The genomic interval TTCACCAATAAACTTGTAtaagtattaattaattttatatatatatatatatatatattacaatttttttttttataatatcttaaaattaatatacatttattaaattaatatttaaattaaattataaaagacTATAATATAGATAGTTGACCTGGACAAAAGCTTGATCTAACTCAACTCGATAAATCTTTTAATAAATAAACTCAATGAGTAGACGAACAAACTTAAATAGTGATCAAGATTTCATATTCTGCCTCTATATATTCTATATATTGATATAGTTGGTatctatataaatatttattctaATAGGTTTTAGGATTATcatcttttttctttttcaatcaaACCACTCATTTAAAAGAttagtaaaatattttatgttaaacAAATGAAGTCTTAAGCATCTAGTGGCAAATGACTTGTTGTATTATAGTAAAAAGATGATTTTATTCATCGTAAATGTTAATCATAGTTCGTCTCAAAATTAAATGAAGGAAAATGAATCATGAGGTAtacatttatcaaaaattaatccctactgtattataataaaatagaaatGGCAAAAGACTTTGCTAGATAATATTTCAATCTTTCTTacggttatttatttatttatttaataataatattattattattatttttataaataccTCAATTAATTTGATCTGTTCGTCTTACATCTGTTGTTGACAATCGGCCAAAACAGAGTGTATATTAAATGAAGAATAATTGAGTTAAGGATCACATGGATCACCCAATTATCTTGATTGGTGGAGGGTGGTACTACAACACATGGagtgtctgtttcttttatttagATAAGTGATTGAGTAGGCATTGGATTCTATattggagaaaaaaaaaacaaaagttatATCGTTAAACTGGTCAATCAGGACTGAATTCTATATTTTTCTTAGATATAATAGGTTTTtcttatatataaaaaatgaataattgagaagaaaaaaattgCATCAGAAGTAAAACTGTAAAACTTAGAAAGAGAGAGGAGTCCTTACAATGATGAGCGACCTGATGTTGGCATCTGTGAGGACCTCGCCGTCCTTTGTGCCGTTCATGATCTTGTCGAGGAAGTCCGGCCGCCCCTCGCGCTCCCGTTCCTCCTTCCTCGCCTCGTGCTCCGCCAGTAGCTTCGTTAGTATCTCGTCGAACGCCACCTGCGCCCGCTTCATCTTTCCCTGTATCCCCTGCAGGTCCATCCACGCGATCGCCGGGAAGAAATCTCCCAAGTTGAACTGCCCCCCGCCGGTGGCCACCGCCAGCACCATCTCCTTGAACCGGTTCGACTCCTCTCCCTGCGAGTCGAACACTCGCTTGCTCATCACGACCACGCCGATCACGTTGGCCAGCGCGCACACCAGCACGTCCGGAAGCGCCACGGGGCCCGCCTGGGCGCGCAGGGACCGAACCATGAGGGCGATCTCGCGGCGGCGGACGCCGCCCCATTCGGCGAGGGCCTTGCCGCCGAGGAAGTGGAGGGTGCAGGCGCGACGGAGGAGCTTCCACGTGGGCGTGTAGTCGGCCATGACGAGGTTCTGGCGGTTGTAGCTGATGTCGCGGGCGCTGAAGATGTCGGGGCGGTTGGCAAACTGAAGGTCGAGTGCCTTGAGGAAACATCCGGCGGCGGCGGAATCTGAAGCAACGACGCAGCCGTGGGAGCCCAAGCGGAGGAACATAACAGGGCCGTGGCGGGCGGCAAGGCGAGCGAGGCTGACGTGCGCGTGGGCGTCGACCAGGTGGAGGGCGCCCAGGATGGGGAGCCCTCGGGGGCCAGGCGGCAAGGGGAGGCGCAACGATCGTCTCCGGAAGCTGAAAAGGAGGTGCAGAGCAACGCAGAGAGCGATGGCAGCGGCCGCCGCGGCGGGCGGAAAGTAAGGGTCGATGTCCATGCCGCAGTGCGTAGCAGCAGTCATTGCTAAGCTCCATGGGcggattatattatatatatatctgCAATAGGGGCATACGGACACGTAGCAATCAGTTATTGGTTAACCAAACCGGGCACGACATCCGACCCGTGTGTATGTCCGCCTTCTAGTAAGATGACAAGTCGCCTTCGACATCGCGTATGCTCGTTGACATTTAAATGAGGTTGATTTTGTGTCACAGTTGAAAATGGAAATTATACTATGTCAAAACTCATGCTAGAAAAATGGCGTACAATGACCATAGAGTGTAATTTGAAAAGGGGGTAGCTTTATGGAGAATTTGTTGCGATTTTTGGCGGGACAATTCGGTGGCGAGGAAAAGTCACATTTGGTGGAGTGATCGTGAGATGCGGAAACAGACCGTCAAACTACCGCTGGCGCTAGCTGCTGCATCAGATTGGCGGCATATGAGCTAGCTGATGCGATCCCGATTTTCGTATGTACAATTTGTTTTCTGTACTTGTGTAGACCTAGTGAAAATTTTCGTGAAGTCGGATCGATCATTTTGTTGTTTAGACCTCGTCGCTACTCGACCTGTAACCGTGGATAATAATCAGGGGCTTTGCTTTGGCAACCTTGACGGTGCCGACATGGTTTCTGAAAGATTTCTTTGCCTGCAATTATTTCTGAACAAGTTAGCGAACTGTAGATTATAGAAGGATCGATGGGAAGTTGGTGCGTTACTTTCGGGAAGAGGGGATGCGATTAGGACTGAGCTTTCGGGAAGAGGGGATGCGATTAGGACTGAGCAACTAAATTGATGAATAATCTAAATTGAATAAATCAATTTTGTTTAGACAAACAGAATGaattttatcagaaaattaattcgataaaaaattagttaatttatcaaattaataGATCTTTTTAACAGTTGATTAATAGTACACATTAGTTATATAACAAAATCAGTACTTAAGTTAATAATTCTTAAAGCtcttgttttttttataaaaaaaaaaccattTTAGGTACAATAATGACAACCCACTTGGCAGATGATTCTAAAGGGCCAAATAAGAGTCATTTTGTCATCCACCAATCTTGCGGAGTAACAAACATATAAACAATAAAGCGGCAAGGGCATTTATGTCCATTGGTTGACACCGGATAGAATAGTGATAGAGATTCCCAGACATTAGATAGAATAACGATTATCTTATTAATGAGAAGGGAAATTTGAGGATAGAATATTAGAATAGTGATGGAGATTCGCAGACATTAGATAGAATAACGATTATCTTATTAATGAGAAGGGAGATTTAAGgagaaaatatgaaaataaattataaaaaacaaagaaaaatatgTCATTATATAAGTTTTAGGATAATTACTCAAATAGCTAAATATGTATTTATATAAATTCTGAAccttaaaactcaacaaaaataAATGAATCATAATATATAAACCTGAATTCCTATCTCATTAAGAAATACTAACAGAAAAAAATTACCAAAATATGACGTATAGACAAACCTTAATTTATAAGTGCCCAACAtaccaaaaatatcctaaatatataaaaaaaaatagaaataattaaaaatagtaaaaaaatgttcggattatttgaaaaatatccttaatataattctaagttgttttttttttatttaattaagattttattcCCTCTTAAATGTGACAGTTTGTTCCACTTCGTTGTTGGTATAGACGTAGAGTAGTAACCCACCGTTAGGCTACATGGGGCGTTTTCCTTCCCCTTTTGGGCTTATCAGTTGGCCTTTTCTTAAGTATGACAAACTCTGCAACTTAA from Zingiber officinale cultivar Zhangliang chromosome 6B, Zo_v1.1, whole genome shotgun sequence carries:
- the LOC121989454 gene encoding flavonoid 3',5'-hydroxylase 1-like, whose product is MTAATHCGMDIDPYFPPAAAAAAIALCVALHLLFSFRRRSLRLPLPPGPRGLPILGALHLVDAHAHVSLARLAARHGPVMFLRLGSHGCVVASDSAAAGCFLKALDLQFANRPDIFSARDISYNRQNLVMADYTPTWKLLRRACTLHFLGGKALAEWGGVRRREIALMVRSLRAQAGPVALPDVLVCALANVIGVVVMSKRVFDSQGEESNRFKEMVLAVATGGGQFNLGDFFPAIAWMDLQGIQGKMKRAQVAFDEILTKLLAEHEARKEEREREGRPDFLDKIMNGTKDGEVLTDANIRSLIIDLFVAGTDTTAIVVEWAIAEMLKKPSILKRAQEEADAAVGHGRLLQESDIPNLPFLHAICKEALRLHPPTPLALPHFSYEPCEVNGFHVPANTRLLVNIWAIGRDPGVWPDPLRFDPDRFLGQRAAKYDPLGSDFEFIPFGAGRRVCTGKAAAMLLLQYILGVLVHAFDWRLPEGEKLDMEEKHGLTTPKLVPLKALLTPRLSPAAYDAA